A single window of Kitasatospora sp. HUAS MG31 DNA harbors:
- the gcvP gene encoding aminomethyl-transferring glycine dehydrogenase — protein sequence MNAQPTNGRTDATLTELELASPFENRHIGPDAGAQEKMLAQVGYGSLDELSDTAVPEAIRSLTALGLPAGRSEAQVLAELRELADRNQVLTSMIGLGYYGTFTPPVILRNVLENPAWYTAYTPYQPEISQGRLEALLNFQTLVADLTGLATSGSSLLDEGTAAAEAMALARRVTKVKGGVFLVDADALPQTIAVIETRAEPTGVEVVVADLSAGIPAEVAERGVFGVLLQYPGASGAVRDLKPVIDRAHELGAVVAVAADLLALTLLKSPGELGADIACGTSQRFGVPMGFGGPHAGYLAVRAEYARNLPGRLVGVSVDADGHRAYRLALQTREQHIRREKATSNICTAQVLLAVMASMYAVYHGPDGLADIARRTHRYTAALAEGLRAGGVELAHGAFFDTVTARVPGRAATVVNAARAEGVNLYQVDDDLVSISCDETTTRDHLAAVWAAFGVPAAEFTADLESADALPAALLREDEYLTHPVFHSHRSETAMLRYLRRLSDRDYALDRGMIPLGSCTMKLNATTEMEPVTWPEFGQLHPFAPVDQAEGYLTLIRQLEQQLVEVTGYDAVSIQPNAGSQGELAGLLAVRAYHQANGDTQRDVCLIPSSAHGTNAASAAMAGMRVVVVKTLVDGDVDVEDLKAKIEQHRDQLSVLMVTYPSTHGVYETEITQICAMVHEAGGQVYVDGANLNALVGLAKPGKFGADVSHLNLHKTFCIPHGGGGPGVGPVAVRAHLAPYLPNHPLQPEAGPATGVGPISAAPWGSAAILPISWAYVRLMGGEGLKRATQVAVLNANYIAKKLAPHYPVLYTGPGGLVAHECIIDLRPLTKETGVTVDDIAKRLIDYGFHAPTMSFPVAGTLMIEPTESEDLHEIDRFCEAMIAIRAEIEKVGSGVWPKDDNPLANAPHTAAALVGEWEHAYSRQEAVFPAGVNPADKYWPPVRRIDGAYGDRNLVCSCPPMDEYDA from the coding sequence ATGAACGCTCAGCCGACCAACGGTCGTACCGACGCGACCCTCACCGAGCTCGAACTGGCCAGCCCCTTCGAGAACCGCCACATCGGCCCCGACGCCGGTGCCCAGGAGAAGATGCTGGCCCAGGTCGGCTACGGCTCGCTGGACGAGCTGTCCGACACCGCCGTCCCCGAGGCCATCCGCAGCCTGACCGCGCTCGGCCTGCCCGCCGGCCGCAGCGAGGCCCAGGTGCTCGCGGAGCTGCGCGAGCTGGCCGACCGCAACCAGGTGCTCACCTCGATGATCGGCCTGGGCTACTACGGCACCTTCACCCCGCCGGTGATCCTGCGCAACGTGCTGGAGAACCCGGCCTGGTACACCGCGTACACCCCGTACCAGCCGGAGATCTCGCAGGGCCGCCTGGAGGCGCTGCTCAACTTCCAGACCCTGGTCGCCGACCTGACGGGCCTCGCCACCTCCGGCTCCTCGCTGCTGGACGAGGGCACCGCCGCCGCCGAGGCGATGGCCCTCGCCCGCCGCGTCACCAAGGTCAAGGGCGGTGTCTTCCTGGTCGACGCCGACGCCCTGCCGCAGACCATCGCCGTGATCGAGACCCGCGCCGAGCCGACCGGCGTCGAGGTCGTGGTCGCCGACCTGTCCGCCGGCATCCCGGCCGAGGTCGCCGAGCGCGGCGTCTTCGGCGTGCTCCTCCAGTACCCGGGCGCCTCCGGTGCCGTCCGCGACCTCAAGCCGGTCATCGACCGGGCCCACGAGCTGGGCGCGGTCGTCGCGGTCGCCGCCGACCTGCTGGCGCTGACCCTGCTGAAGTCCCCGGGCGAGCTGGGCGCCGACATCGCCTGCGGCACCTCGCAGCGCTTCGGCGTCCCGATGGGCTTCGGCGGCCCGCACGCCGGCTACCTGGCCGTCCGCGCCGAGTACGCCCGCAACCTGCCCGGCCGCCTGGTCGGCGTCTCGGTCGACGCCGACGGCCACCGCGCCTACCGCCTGGCCCTGCAGACCCGCGAGCAGCACATCCGCCGCGAGAAGGCCACCTCCAACATCTGCACCGCCCAGGTGCTGCTGGCCGTCATGGCCTCCATGTACGCCGTCTACCACGGCCCCGACGGCCTGGCCGACATCGCCCGCCGCACCCACCGCTACACCGCCGCCCTCGCCGAGGGCCTGCGGGCCGGCGGCGTCGAGCTGGCGCACGGCGCGTTCTTCGACACCGTCACCGCCCGCGTCCCGGGCCGGGCCGCCACCGTGGTCAACGCCGCCCGCGCCGAGGGCGTCAACCTGTACCAGGTGGACGACGACCTGGTGTCGATCTCCTGTGACGAGACCACCACCCGCGACCACCTGGCCGCGGTCTGGGCCGCGTTCGGCGTTCCCGCCGCCGAGTTCACCGCGGACCTGGAGTCGGCCGACGCGCTGCCGGCCGCGCTGCTGCGCGAGGACGAGTACCTCACCCACCCGGTCTTCCACAGCCACCGCTCCGAGACCGCCATGCTGCGCTACCTGCGCCGCCTGTCGGACCGCGACTACGCGCTGGACCGCGGCATGATCCCGCTGGGCTCCTGCACCATGAAGCTCAACGCGACCACCGAGATGGAGCCGGTGACCTGGCCGGAGTTCGGCCAGCTCCACCCGTTCGCCCCGGTGGACCAGGCGGAGGGCTACCTCACCCTGATCCGTCAGCTGGAGCAGCAGCTGGTCGAGGTGACCGGCTACGACGCGGTCTCCATCCAGCCGAACGCCGGCTCCCAGGGCGAGCTCGCCGGTCTGCTCGCGGTCCGCGCCTACCACCAGGCCAACGGCGACACCCAGCGTGACGTCTGCCTGATCCCGTCCTCCGCGCACGGCACCAACGCGGCCTCCGCCGCCATGGCCGGCATGCGCGTGGTCGTGGTCAAGACCCTGGTCGACGGCGACGTGGACGTCGAGGACCTCAAGGCCAAGATCGAGCAGCACCGCGACCAGCTGTCCGTGCTGATGGTCACCTACCCGTCCACCCACGGCGTGTACGAGACCGAGATCACCCAGATCTGCGCCATGGTGCACGAGGCCGGCGGCCAGGTGTACGTCGACGGCGCCAACCTGAACGCCCTGGTCGGCCTCGCCAAGCCGGGCAAGTTCGGCGCGGACGTCTCGCACCTGAACCTGCACAAGACCTTCTGCATCCCGCACGGCGGCGGCGGCCCGGGCGTCGGCCCGGTCGCGGTCCGCGCGCACCTCGCGCCGTACCTGCCCAACCACCCGCTGCAGCCGGAGGCCGGCCCGGCCACCGGCGTCGGCCCGATCTCGGCCGCGCCCTGGGGCTCGGCGGCGATCCTGCCGATCTCCTGGGCGTACGTCCGCCTGATGGGCGGCGAGGGCCTCAAGCGCGCCACGCAGGTGGCCGTGCTGAACGCCAACTACATCGCCAAGAAGCTCGCCCCGCACTACCCCGTGCTCTACACCGGCCCCGGCGGCCTGGTCGCGCACGAGTGCATCATCGACCTACGGCCCCTGACCAAGGAGACCGGGGTGACCGTGGACGACATCGCCAAGCGCCTGATCGACTACGGCTTCCACGCCCCGACCATGTCCTTCCCGGTGGCCGGCACGCTGATGATCGAGCCGACCGAGTCCGAGGACCTGCACGAGATCGACCGGTTCTGCGAGGCGATGATCGCCATCCGCGCGGAGATCGAGAAGGTCGGCTCGGGCGTGTGGCCGAAGGACGACAACCCGCTGGCCAACGCCCCGCACACCGCGGCCGCGCTGGTCGGCGAGTGGGAGCACGCGTACTCGCGTCAGGAGGCGGTCTTCCCGGCCGGCGTGAACCCGGCGGACAAGTACTGGCCGCCGGTGCGGCGGATCGACGGCG
- a CDS encoding PRC and DUF2382 domain-containing protein: MQTDIDPRDLIGHKAVDRNGDKIGTVDEVYLDDATGEPEWAAVRTGIFGRDAFVPLTTSEFSGEELRVPYDKSLIKESPDFGVGQHLSPAQELQLYRYYGLDTVGVQPQPSTTVGAPAAERDRDRDFGTVTTATPTATTTAATTADPGARSATTPHQTTTSDRTHQTRESAMPLAFTTTPESAAPAGLRDEPQTHVRPGPAPDLRTGTGAPTVETAPHDPVEITCREERMDITTEWHVLGTAKLRKYVTTESVERRVPVVRERVRIERVPVTEAERAALTEQEIAEAVEEVTLREERPVVHKYLAPVERVRLVVERYTEELVVHEELRREQVEIHDSTSAEEPTAGPGPLANGSGRPEPMRPS; the protein is encoded by the coding sequence GTGCAGACCGATATCGATCCGCGCGACCTGATCGGACACAAGGCGGTCGACCGGAACGGTGACAAGATCGGCACGGTCGACGAGGTGTACCTGGACGACGCGACCGGCGAGCCCGAGTGGGCCGCGGTGCGGACGGGCATCTTCGGCCGGGACGCCTTCGTCCCGCTGACCACCAGCGAATTCTCCGGCGAAGAGCTACGGGTTCCGTACGACAAGTCACTGATCAAGGAATCCCCGGACTTCGGGGTGGGGCAGCACCTCTCCCCCGCCCAGGAACTCCAGCTCTACCGCTACTACGGGCTCGACACCGTCGGCGTCCAGCCGCAGCCCTCCACGACCGTGGGAGCCCCCGCCGCGGAGCGCGACCGGGACCGCGACTTCGGCACGGTCACCACCGCGACGCCCACGGCCACGACGACCGCCGCCACCACCGCGGACCCCGGCGCCCGCAGCGCCACCACCCCCCACCAGACCACCACGTCCGACCGGACGCACCAGACCAGGGAGAGCGCGATGCCGCTGGCCTTCACCACCACGCCGGAGTCCGCGGCCCCCGCCGGCCTGCGCGACGAGCCCCAGACCCACGTCCGCCCGGGCCCGGCGCCCGACCTGCGGACCGGGACCGGCGCCCCGACCGTGGAGACCGCGCCGCACGACCCGGTGGAGATCACCTGTCGCGAGGAGCGGATGGACATCACGACCGAGTGGCACGTGCTGGGCACCGCGAAGCTCCGCAAGTACGTGACCACCGAGTCGGTGGAGCGGCGGGTGCCGGTGGTGCGCGAGCGGGTCCGGATCGAGCGGGTGCCGGTCACCGAGGCCGAGCGGGCGGCGCTGACCGAGCAGGAGATCGCCGAGGCGGTCGAGGAGGTCACGCTGCGCGAGGAGCGTCCGGTCGTGCACAAGTACCTGGCCCCGGTCGAGCGGGTCCGGCTGGTGGTCGAGCGGTACACCGAGGAGCTGGTGGTGCACGAGGAGCTGCGCCGGGAGCAGGTGGAGATCCACGACAGCACCTCGGCCGAGGAGCCGACGGCCGGGCCGGGGCCGCTCGCCAACGGTTCGGGCCGCCCGGAGCCGATGCGCCCGTCCTGA
- a CDS encoding MFS transporter encodes MSEAPQPTATADKPTSARVLPALVLAMLAFSVVQTAVVPILPSLARELNVTGSNITWLMTANLLSAAVLTPLLGRFGDLRGRKPMLLVSLAGLVAGSALAVGTHSFTWLVVARVLQGAGGGVLPLAISIVRDELPREKVTGGVALISASMGVGSGLGLVATGLLLEHWDYKSIFWMGLAFGLIAIALVALRVPTDPVVDKNGGADPLGALTLAGWLSALLVAVSQGNHWGWTSNRTLGLFAVAAVVALVWIVIEVKVKHPLVDMSMMSRPAVAFTNISGLLIGFGMYGSFMVISNFAQTPEKYTHYGFTASVLHAGVMLLPSAVGSMAAAPIGALLIARRGPRLPLVLGGLLGAASMAYLVVRHGHEGDLYFSSAVFGLGVGLAYAAMPAYINGAVPAEQSGIANGMNAVLRTVGGAVGTAVMGAILTGDTIPKLPVPFPTLDAYEHAFATAAVMCLVAAVVPFAIRRIKPAVAPAATGIPAPAGTSPELATTDA; translated from the coding sequence GTGAGTGAGGCACCACAGCCCACCGCCACGGCCGACAAGCCGACCAGCGCCCGGGTGCTCCCGGCCCTCGTGCTGGCCATGCTGGCGTTCAGCGTGGTGCAGACCGCGGTCGTCCCGATCCTGCCGTCGCTCGCCCGCGAGCTGAACGTCACGGGCTCCAACATCACCTGGCTGATGACGGCCAACCTGCTCTCCGCCGCGGTGCTCACGCCGCTGCTGGGCCGCTTCGGCGACCTGCGCGGCCGCAAGCCCATGCTGCTGGTCTCGCTCGCCGGCCTGGTCGCCGGTTCGGCGCTGGCCGTCGGCACCCACTCGTTCACCTGGCTGGTCGTCGCCCGCGTCCTGCAGGGCGCCGGCGGTGGCGTCCTGCCGCTGGCCATCAGCATCGTCCGCGACGAACTCCCCCGCGAGAAGGTCACCGGCGGCGTCGCCCTGATCAGCGCCTCGATGGGCGTCGGCAGCGGCCTCGGATTGGTCGCCACAGGCCTGCTGCTGGAGCACTGGGACTACAAGTCCATCTTCTGGATGGGCCTGGCCTTCGGCCTGATCGCCATCGCCCTGGTCGCCCTGCGCGTCCCCACGGACCCGGTCGTCGACAAGAACGGCGGCGCCGACCCGCTCGGCGCGCTCACCCTGGCCGGCTGGCTCTCCGCCCTGCTCGTGGCGGTCAGCCAGGGCAACCACTGGGGCTGGACCTCCAACCGCACCCTCGGCCTGTTCGCCGTCGCCGCCGTGGTCGCCCTGGTCTGGATCGTCATCGAGGTCAAGGTCAAGCACCCGCTGGTCGACATGTCGATGATGTCCCGTCCCGCCGTCGCCTTCACCAACATCTCCGGCCTGCTGATCGGCTTCGGGATGTACGGCTCCTTCATGGTCATCAGCAACTTCGCCCAGACCCCGGAGAAGTACACCCACTACGGCTTCACCGCCTCCGTCCTGCACGCCGGCGTGATGCTGCTGCCCTCCGCCGTCGGCTCGATGGCCGCCGCCCCGATCGGCGCCCTGCTGATCGCCCGCCGCGGGCCCCGCCTGCCGCTGGTCCTCGGCGGCCTGCTCGGCGCCGCCTCCATGGCGTACCTGGTGGTCCGTCACGGCCACGAGGGCGACCTCTACTTCTCCTCCGCCGTCTTCGGCCTGGGCGTCGGCCTCGCGTACGCCGCCATGCCCGCCTACATCAACGGCGCCGTCCCGGCCGAGCAGAGCGGCATCGCCAACGGCATGAACGCCGTGCTGCGGACCGTCGGCGGCGCCGTCGGCACCGCGGTGATGGGCGCCATCCTCACCGGCGACACCATCCCGAAGCTGCCGGTGCCCTTCCCGACCCTGGACGCCTACGAGCACGCCTTCGCGACCGCCGCGGTGATGTGCCTGGTGGCCGCCGTCGTCCCGTTCGCCATCCGGCGGATCAAGCCCGCCGTCGCGCCCGCCGCGACCGGCATCCCGGCCCCGGCCGGCACCAGCCCCGAGCTGGCCACGACCGACGCCTGA
- a CDS encoding DNA polymerase IV, with translation MRTVPSIIHLDMDAFFAAVEQAAKPSLRGKPVIVGGLGGRGVVSTASYEARRFGVHSAMPMAQARRLCPNAAFLSGRYEAYRQVSEIVMGLLRERSPLVEPLSLDEAFVDLEAGPYGPALRDASPAEGAELVLAVAEDLRADILERTGLTASVGAAGSKLMAKIASEQAKPDGLVLVEIGSERAVLAPMSVRALPGIGPATEQALRRAGLSTVADLADAGLEELVHLLGRAHGAGVHAAALGLDERPVVPDRDAKSVSVEDTFEVDLADRDRIMHEIDVLAARCVRRLRAAGRSGRTVVLKVRRFDFSTLTRSETLRGPTDDGDVIAETARRLAWQVDTTGGVRLLGVGVSQLADYTQEDLFAQAEREAAAARAEAAGEGESVASAGVEGEVAEVMEESGEAGEGVSVGVVRRWYPGQDVTHAAYGPGWVQGSGVGRVTVRFETPDSGVGRVRTFAVEDPELNPSEPLPLR, from the coding sequence GTGCGGACTGTGCCGAGCATCATCCACCTCGACATGGACGCCTTCTTCGCGGCGGTGGAGCAGGCGGCCAAGCCGAGCCTGCGCGGCAAGCCGGTGATCGTCGGCGGTCTGGGCGGCCGCGGCGTGGTCTCCACCGCCTCGTACGAGGCCCGCCGGTTCGGGGTGCACTCCGCGATGCCGATGGCCCAGGCCCGCCGGCTCTGTCCCAACGCGGCCTTCCTCTCGGGCCGTTACGAGGCGTACCGGCAGGTCAGCGAGATCGTCATGGGGCTGCTGCGGGAGCGCTCCCCGCTGGTGGAGCCGCTCAGCCTGGACGAGGCCTTTGTCGACCTGGAGGCCGGCCCGTACGGCCCCGCCCTGCGGGACGCCTCGCCCGCGGAGGGCGCCGAGCTGGTGCTGGCCGTGGCCGAGGACCTGCGGGCCGACATCCTCGAACGCACCGGCCTGACCGCCTCGGTGGGCGCGGCGGGCTCCAAGCTGATGGCCAAGATCGCCTCCGAGCAGGCCAAGCCGGACGGGCTGGTGCTGGTCGAGATCGGCTCCGAGCGGGCGGTGCTCGCCCCGATGTCCGTCCGCGCCCTGCCGGGCATCGGCCCCGCCACCGAACAGGCGCTGCGCCGGGCCGGTCTGAGCACCGTCGCCGACCTGGCCGACGCGGGGCTGGAGGAGCTGGTCCACCTGCTCGGCCGGGCGCACGGCGCCGGCGTCCACGCCGCGGCGCTGGGGCTGGACGAGCGCCCGGTGGTGCCCGACCGGGACGCCAAGTCGGTCTCCGTGGAGGACACCTTCGAGGTGGACCTGGCCGACCGGGACCGCATCATGCACGAGATCGACGTGCTGGCGGCGCGCTGCGTCCGCCGGCTGCGGGCCGCGGGGCGGTCGGGGCGGACGGTGGTGCTCAAGGTCCGGCGGTTCGACTTCTCGACCCTGACCCGGTCGGAGACGCTGCGCGGGCCGACGGACGACGGGGACGTGATCGCGGAGACCGCGCGGCGGCTCGCCTGGCAGGTGGACACCACGGGCGGGGTCCGGCTGCTCGGGGTCGGCGTCTCGCAGCTGGCCGACTACACCCAGGAGGACCTGTTCGCGCAGGCGGAGCGGGAGGCGGCCGCGGCGCGGGCGGAGGCCGCGGGGGAGGGGGAGTCCGTGGCCTCGGCCGGGGTCGAGGGCGAGGTTGCCGAGGTGATGGAGGAGAGTGGGGAGGCCGGGGAGGGCGTGAGTGTGGGCGTGGTGCGGCGGTGGTATCCGGGGCAGGACGTGACGCACGCGGCGTACGGGCCGGGGTGGGTGCAGGGGAGCGGGGTGGGGCGGGTGACCGTGCGGTTCGAGACGCCGGACAGTGGGGTGGGGCGGGTGCGGACGTTCGCGGTGGAGGACCCGGAGCTGAACCCGTCGGAGCCGCTGCCGCTGCGGTGA